One stretch of Tachysurus fulvidraco isolate hzauxx_2018 chromosome 12, HZAU_PFXX_2.0, whole genome shotgun sequence DNA includes these proteins:
- the degs2 gene encoding sphingolipid delta(4)-desaturase/C4-monooxygenase DES2 isoform X1: protein MGKAGVRGDFEWAYDEQPHTWRRKEILAKYPQIKALMGPDPQLKWVVSGMVLTQFVACYLVHELSWKWLFFWAYAFGGCINHSLTLAIHDISHNIAFGNKQVRWNRWFAMFANLPIGLPYSASFKKYHIDHHRYLGGDGLDVDIPTDIEGWFFCTPARKILWLFLQPLFYALRPLVVNPKPVTRLEMMNAVIQFAADILIYYMWGLKPIVYLISGSILCMGLHPISGHFIAEHYMFLKGHETYSYYGCLNLITFNVGYHMEHHDFPSIPGSKLPEVKKIASEYYDSLPQHTSWIRVLWDFVFDDSIGPYARIKREYKLAKQE from the exons ATGGGTAAAGCAGGTGTACGTGGGGACTTTGAATGGGCTTACGACGAGCAGCCGCACACATGGAGAAGAAAGGAGATTTTAG CCAAGTATCCACAGATCAAGGCTTTGATGGGTCCCGATCCCCAGCTGAAGTGGGTGGTGTCTGGAATGGTACTCACTCAATTTGTGGCATGTTACTTAGTCCATGAGTTGTCTTGGAAGTGGTTGTTTTTTTGGGCATATGCCTTCGGTGGCTGTATAAACCACTCTTTGACCCTGGCCATCCATGACATCTCTCACAACATCGCATTCGGGAACAAGCAGGTGCGCTGGAACCGGTGGTTCGCCATGTTCGCCAATCTTCCCATTGGCCTACCATACTCGGCCTCCTTCAAGAAATACCACATCGACCACCACCGATACCTTGGAGGAGATGGCCTGGACGTGGACATCCCTACAGACATAGAAGGCTGGTTCTTTTGTACACCTGCAAGGAAGATACTCTGGCTCTTCCTCCAGCCTTTATTTTATGCACTGCGGCCTTTGGTGGTGAACCCAAAACCCGTGACCAGACTTGAGATGATGAATGCAGTCATACAGTTCGCAGCAGATATTCTTATCTACTATATGTGGGGACTCAAACCGATTGTGTACCTTATCTCAGGATCCATTCTGTGCATGGGCCTGCATCCCATCTCTGGACACTTCATTGCCGAGCATTACATGTTCCTGAAGGGCCATGAGACTTACTCGTACTATGGCTGTCTGAATTTAATCACTTTCAATGTGGGATACCATATGGAGCATCATGATTTCCCAAGCATCCCTGGTAGTAAGTTACCTGAG GTGAAGAAAATAGCATCAGAGTATTATGATTCATTACCGCAGCACACCTCCTGGATACGAGTTCTCTGGGACTTTGTGTTTGATGACAGCATTGGCCCCTACGCAAGAATCAAAAGAGAATACAAACTGGCCAAACAGGAATAA
- the degs2 gene encoding sphingolipid delta(4)-desaturase/C4-monooxygenase DES2 isoform X2: MSFSAKYPQIKALMGPDPQLKWVVSGMVLTQFVACYLVHELSWKWLFFWAYAFGGCINHSLTLAIHDISHNIAFGNKQVRWNRWFAMFANLPIGLPYSASFKKYHIDHHRYLGGDGLDVDIPTDIEGWFFCTPARKILWLFLQPLFYALRPLVVNPKPVTRLEMMNAVIQFAADILIYYMWGLKPIVYLISGSILCMGLHPISGHFIAEHYMFLKGHETYSYYGCLNLITFNVGYHMEHHDFPSIPGSKLPEVKKIASEYYDSLPQHTSWIRVLWDFVFDDSIGPYARIKREYKLAKQE; the protein is encoded by the exons ATGTCATTCTCAG CCAAGTATCCACAGATCAAGGCTTTGATGGGTCCCGATCCCCAGCTGAAGTGGGTGGTGTCTGGAATGGTACTCACTCAATTTGTGGCATGTTACTTAGTCCATGAGTTGTCTTGGAAGTGGTTGTTTTTTTGGGCATATGCCTTCGGTGGCTGTATAAACCACTCTTTGACCCTGGCCATCCATGACATCTCTCACAACATCGCATTCGGGAACAAGCAGGTGCGCTGGAACCGGTGGTTCGCCATGTTCGCCAATCTTCCCATTGGCCTACCATACTCGGCCTCCTTCAAGAAATACCACATCGACCACCACCGATACCTTGGAGGAGATGGCCTGGACGTGGACATCCCTACAGACATAGAAGGCTGGTTCTTTTGTACACCTGCAAGGAAGATACTCTGGCTCTTCCTCCAGCCTTTATTTTATGCACTGCGGCCTTTGGTGGTGAACCCAAAACCCGTGACCAGACTTGAGATGATGAATGCAGTCATACAGTTCGCAGCAGATATTCTTATCTACTATATGTGGGGACTCAAACCGATTGTGTACCTTATCTCAGGATCCATTCTGTGCATGGGCCTGCATCCCATCTCTGGACACTTCATTGCCGAGCATTACATGTTCCTGAAGGGCCATGAGACTTACTCGTACTATGGCTGTCTGAATTTAATCACTTTCAATGTGGGATACCATATGGAGCATCATGATTTCCCAAGCATCCCTGGTAGTAAGTTACCTGAG GTGAAGAAAATAGCATCAGAGTATTATGATTCATTACCGCAGCACACCTCCTGGATACGAGTTCTCTGGGACTTTGTGTTTGATGACAGCATTGGCCCCTACGCAAGAATCAAAAGAGAATACAAACTGGCCAAACAGGAATAA
- the evla gene encoding enah/Vasp-like a isoform X5, whose product MLGPHLSPEPVRRVSSAVIKLSTGPAGQRQNGPATDDTEAQRRQMMEQHQMQIERERRTSGSAVSTLQFKVSASQSNTSPTEYRQFRAHTLPSHTRLAPSPPSSTCSSSSSQERENISHTKDSSQKKAQQFSQLSTSLASAFSPVQPGGTLPSRNVRQIPLSPPTSRQSDSKDTIWTSAYIYCPNSASPQPVIPLNQLIHHANSNQFDANSQLEQYYPFQAPFSTSATGPSPLPQYCSPDLSYLSHSKDTPLSAHSGPCVQGHAHQPQFASPFCPHPPSENMPFSCSSVSLETTPPAVSQAATAPSTGPPIPPGHPSMLSSTPPLHPPAPVPMAGPPAPPPPPGPPPPAAVPPPHPPPLPAPSGLAAALAGAKLRKVQRPEESSAGLGSAKNDASRSSGGSGGGGEGLMQEMNALLARRRKASEKPEDSQNEESNGSPASRGSDALKKPWERANSSDKSSAGSRLRTVGSTADGESGDFDRMKQEILEEVVRELHKVKDEIIDAIRRELTRMGAT is encoded by the exons CAGGTCCAGCTGGTCAGCGGCAGAATGGACCAGCGACGGATGACACAGAAGCACAGAGGAG GCAGATGATGGAGCAACATCAGATGCAGATTGAAAGGGAGCGACGGACATCTGGCTCTGCAG TTTCCACCCTGCAGTTTAAAGTGTCTGCCTCTCAGTCCAACACCTCTCCAACAGAATACAGGCAATTTCGTGCCCACACGCTCCCCTCCCACACCCGCCTCGCCCCCTCCCCGccttcctccacctgctcctcctcttcctcacaggAGCGAGAGAACATCTCTCACACAAAGGACTCATCTcagaaaaaggctcagcagttTTCACAGCTCTCCACCTCCCTGGCTTCTGCCTTCTCTCCTGTGCAGCCAGGGGGCACTCTGCCATCTCGAAATGTGCGTCagatccctctctctccccccacaAGCCGCCAGTCTGACTCCAAAGACACCATCTGGACTTCTGCTTACATCTATTGCCCAAATAGCGCTTCCCCCCAGCCAGTCATACCTCTTAACCAGCTCATACATCATGCAAACTCCAATCAGTTTGATGCTAACAGCCAGTTAGAGCAGTACTACCCCTTCCAAGCCCCTTTCTCCACATCTGCCACTGGGCCTTCTCCTCTCCCACAATACTGTAGTCCTGATCTCTCGTACCTTTCCCACAGTAAAGACACCCCCCTTTCTGCTCACAGTGGTCCATGTGTTCAAGGTCATGCCCACCAGCCACAGTTTGCCTCCCCTTTTTGCCCTCATCCTCCCAGTGAAAACATGCCTTTCTCTTGTAGCTCAGTGTCACTCGAGACCACACCCCCTGCTGTTTCTCAGGCTGCCACAGCACCCAGCA CAGGTCCTCCCATCCCTCCTGGACATCCCTCCATGCTCTCCTCCACTCCCCCACTCCATCCACCTGCTCCTGTTCCCATGGCAGGTCCTCCAGCTCCTCCACCTCCGCCTGGACCTCCTCCCCCAGCTGCTGTACCTCCTCCTCACCCGCCTCCTCTCCCAGCTCCATCAGGCTTGGCTGCTGCTCTGGCTGGAGCCAAACTGCGCAAGGTACAGCGG CCTGAGGAGAGCTCTGCAGGGCTGGGCAGTGCCAAGAATGATGCCAGCCGCTCCAGTGGGGgcagtggaggaggaggagagggccTCATGCAAGAAATGAATGCCCTTCTAGCACGAAG GAGGAAAGCTTCTGAAAAACCTGAAGACAGTCAAAAT GAAGAATCCAACGGATCTCCAGCCTCACGTGGCTCAG ACGCTCTGAAGAAGCCATGGGAGCGAGCTAATTCTTCAGACAAATCCTCTGCTGGATCAAG GTTGAGAACTGTCGGCAGCACCGCTGATGGAGAATCAGGAGACTTTGACCGAATGAAACAG GAGATCTTGGAGGAAGTTGTACGTGAACTGCATAAAGTCAAAGATGAGATAATAGATG CCATTAGAAGAGAACTCACTAGGATGGGTGCTACATAG